Proteins from one Malaya genurostris strain Urasoe2022 chromosome 2, Malgen_1.1, whole genome shotgun sequence genomic window:
- the LOC131428613 gene encoding uncharacterized protein LOC131428613, with translation MDALTLNSKSTKSGRDKPKLYIHAEEIRDGKSKAIEKNGALPEQVTIHGNGKQVHTYAFLDDGSNSTLLECNISSALGIKGPTDGFCLSWTGNITREEKESQRISVVIHGNGKKFKLHNVRTVQNLHLPAQTLDYEELSYTFPHLKGLPIQSYTNAVPGVIIGIEHIRLLTALRTREGNNNEPVATKTRLGWCIFGKSSQNSNVMEQLNVHIDESSVTVKPEADEDKRARQIMETTTQRVNGAFETGLLWKYDHICFPDSYPMALRRMKALERRLSKEPALASRVMEQISEYEMKGYAHRITPEELQSTEASRVWYLPLGLVQNPKKPDKLRLIWGAKARVGGVSLNDMLLKGPDLLVELISVLLRFRQGEIAVVGDIKEMFHQISVRNEDKQSQRFVLRMQPELEPQIFVMDVCTFGATCSPSLAQFVKNKNAMEFAEIFPRAARAIRDNHYVDDFLDSVDTVEEAIRLVKEVKYIHGQAGFEIRNFSSNSDEVLTGIGETVERQQVSMNLDKLYTERVLGLIWIPKEDVFTFDLSNMKEEIKALVESESIPTKRQVLRTVMPLFDPMGLIAHFVVHGKVLMQQIWRSGTDWDDLISVDLRDGWRTWCRQMQKLNAVSVPRCFFKGVNSSMLKNVEAHLFVDASELACAAVLYLRFCSSGGPRCVLVAAKTKVSPLKPLSIPRLELQAAMIGTRLMDSVLKSLDIKITNRFIWTDSTTALCWLRSDSRRYHQFVAFRVGEILTTTSVDEWHYVPSRMNIADAATKWKDGPNFDPNSPWFKGPEFLYQTPDHWPSEPSLNRAEAETELRSVFLYHGTIPYSLIDASRFSNWNRLLRTTAYVLRAGCRFKGEKVIKPCIMSKEELFLAENLLWQQIQAESYPGEYAILRRSRENCTSPVSIPKSSALYRLSVFIDEYGVIRMNSRISEAPTVPYDTKFPILLPRKHVAVHLLAESYHRKFRHGNNELALLD, from the exons ATGGATGCGCTTACCCTCAACTCCAAATCAACTAAATCAGGCAGAGACAAACCGAAGCTTTATATACACGCTGAGGAGATACGGGATGGAAAATCCAAAGCCATCGAGAAGAATGGGGCGCTACCAGAGCAAG TAACGATACATGGAAATGGTAAACAAGTCCACACGTATGCGTTTCTCGATGACGGGTCCAACTCAACCTTACTGGAGTGTAATATTTCGTCGGCTTTGGGAATCAAAGGACCTACAGACGGCTTCTGTCTAAGTTGGACTGGAAATATTACCAGAGAGGAAAAGGAGTCGCAGCGTATCAGCGTAGTAATTCACGGAAATGGAAAGAAGTTCAAGCTTCATAACGTGAGAACAGTACAGAATTTGCACTTACCGGCACAAACGTTGGACTACGAAGAACTGTCTTATACTTTTCCTCATCTGAAAGGTCTTCCTATCCAGAGCTATACCAACGCAGTTCCTGGGGTAATCATCGGAATCGAGCATATCCGGCTATTGACAGCGCTGCGAACGAGAGAGGGTAATAACAACGAGCCAGTGGCGACTAAAACTCGCCTGGGATGGTGCATCTTCGGAAAGAGCTCCCAGAACAGTAACGTTATGGAGCAGTTGAATGTACACATAGACG AGTCAAGCGTGACAGTAAAGCCGGAGGCTGACGAGGACAAACGAGCACGTCAAATCATGGAAACCACCACTCAGCGGGTCAACGGTGCGTTCGAGACGGGATTGTTATGGAAATACGATCACATCTGTTTTCCCGACAGCTACCCGATGGCACTACGGCGCATGAAAGCGTTGGAGAGGCGGTTGAGTAAAGAACCGGCTCTTGCATCAAGAGTGATGGAACAGATTTCGGAGTACGAAATGAAAGGATACGCCCATCGTATCACTCCGGAAGAACTTCAATCTACGGAAGCGAGTAGGGTCTGGTATCTACCACTAGGCTTAGTGCAGAATCCCAAGAAACCGGACAAACTGCGGCTGATCTGGGGCGCCAAGGCTCGTGTTGGCGGTGTGTCGTTGAACGATATGCTATTAAAAGGTCCTGATCTCTTGGTGGAACTAATTTCGGTACTGTTGCGTTTCCGACAGGGAGAGATTGCAGTGGTAGGCGACATAAAAGAAATGTTCCATCAGATCAGTGTTCGGAACGAAGACAAGCAGTCACAGAGATTCGTTTTGCGTATGCAGCCTGAGTTAGAACCCCAAATCTTCGTCATGGACGTATGCACCTTTGGAGCTACCTGTTCACCGAGTCTTGCGCAGTTCGTCAAGAACAAGAATGCAATGGAGTTTGCCGAAATCTTCCCAAGGGCGGCGAGGGCCATCAGGGATAACCACTACGTGGACGATTTTTTGGACAGTGTAGACACCGTAGAAGAGGCTATTCGATTAGTCAAAGAGGTGAAATATATTCATGGACAGGCGGGGTTCGAGATCCGTAACTTCAGCTCAAATTCGGACGAAGTTCTAACGGGTATCGGTGAAACAGTTGAGCGACAGCAAGTATCGATGAACCTGGATAAACTCTATACAGAACGCGTTTTGGGCCTGATCTGGATACCGAAGGAAGATGTCTTCACATTCGATTTGAGCAACATGAAGGAGGAAATCAAAGCATTAGTTGAAAGCGAAAGTATACCAACTAAGCGTCAAGTCTTGAGAACGGTCATGCCTCTGTTCGACCCGATGGGATTGATTGCACACTTTGTTGTGCATGGCAAAGTTCTAATGCAGCAAATATGGAGAAGTGGAACGGATTGGGATGACCTGATATCGGTCGACTTGCGAGATGGTTGGAGGACTTGGTGCCGACAGATGCAGAAACTGAATGCTGTCAGCGTACCTCGTTGCTTTTTCAAAGGGGTCAACAGTTCCATGCTCAAGAATGTGGAAGCTCATCTCTTCGTAGACGCAAGCGAACTAGCTTGTGCGGCTGTTCTATACCTACGATTCTGCAGTAGTGGCGGGCCTAGATGCGTGTTGGTAGCGGCAAAAACCAAAGTTTCTCCGTTGAAACCGCTATCTATCCCACGTCTTGAGTTACAAGCGGCGATGATCGGAACGAGATTGATGGATTCTGTGCTTAAATCGCTAGACATCAAAATTACTAACCGCTTCATTTGGACGGACTCTACTACCGCGCTTTGTTGGTTGCGATCCGACAGTCGACGATACCACCAGTTCGTAGCCTTCCGTGTAGGAGAAATTCTCACTACAACCAGCGTAGATGAGTGGCACTACGTACCTTCGAGAATGAACATCGCCGATGCTGCCACCAAGTGGAAGGACGGGCCGAACTTTGACCCAAACAGCCCGTGGTTTAAAGGACCAGAATTCTTGTATCAAACACCAGATCACTGGCCCTCAGAACCGTCATTGAACCGAGCAGAGGCCGAAACCGAATTACGTTCAGTGTTTCTATACCACGGAACGATTCCTTATTCGTTGATAGATGCTTCTAGATTCTCAAACTGGAATCGTTTACTGAGGACTACAGCATACGTACTACGAGCTGGGTGCCGATTCAAAGGTGAAAAAGTTATCAAACCGTGTATCATGTCTAAGGAGGAATTGTTTCTAGCAGAGAACCTTTTATGGCAGCAGATACAAGCGGAATCGTATCCAGGTGAGTATGCCATTCTACGTCGTAGTCGAGAAAACTGTACAAGTCCAGTTTCAATACCGAAGTCTAGTGCACTATACCGACTGTCGGTTTTTATTGATGAGTACGGTGTTATCCGGATGAACAGCAGAATATCCGAGGCACCAACTGTGCCGTACGATACCAAGTTTCCGATTCTACTACCCAGAAAGCACGTTGCGGTACATCTTCTGGCCGAAAGCTATCACCGAAAGTTTCGCCATGGGAACAACGAGCTCGCGTTACTGGATTGA